ctaaattctaatccaatcgATCGATGACCCCCCCGTGATTGCCATCCATCAGACCGTTAAAAGTAACGGGCACGATAAAAACGACTCCATGACCGGAACGGCCCTCAGATCGTACGAGCCGCCCATGACACTCAATCTGGACCGTCCGTAGGCACATTCTCCGTCATTTAAGTCCCGCCTCTCCGCAGTTTAGGGTTTTTCTTGATGCTCCGAGACCGCAGCTAGGGTTTTCAAAGGTTCGTTCCGCTCGCAATCCCTCTTTTCCTCTAACCCTCTTATCCTCTTCCTTAATCTCCTATTAACGAAggcttttttatcttttttcagATCTGGATCTTTCTTCTCGCTGTTGATTTAGGtactctcctccttcttctcgtTCTCTGTTTTTCTAGATTTGCTGGCTATTCTTTTCCTCTTATGCACGGAAGATAAAAATCTTTATAAGGTTTgttctcttttttaaaaaaataattttatcgcACTTTTTGTTGGTTTGACGGGATTCTTGGGGTTTATCCCAACTTTAATATTGTTTTGGATTGAATTTAACTCTGATTTCTGACCGTTTGGGAAGGATCGGTAGAGTTACTTAGAAAGATTCGATTTTGTGAGCAGAATGTTATGATATATTGATATCCTGTCCAGGAAAGCGAATTCTCCATTAGTTTGATTTGGTTGGGGCGTTTAAGTTGATGTATAAGCATAGCACAATCTCAATTTTTTTCATTCTAAATTTCCGTCTTGCAGTGAACTgcattttttaatctttttgattCGTACGTGCTCAAAACACCTCACCCAGCCGAAAACTGGTTTGTGGTGTCATAGGTTGTGCTCTGCTATGGAGATAATGTATTGTAGGAGTAAATTATCAGAACAGTTAAGTTGAAATTCAGGAaaatggcttttttttttttaaaaaaaaaataggagttCAGTTGGAGATGGGATGTAGTGTCATAAATTTTGCTCTTTTATAAAACGTTTACTGAAACAAATGCAGTACCAATCTTTACATTGTATGGATGTTGCAATGCAATTTATGAGAGTGGAAACTTCATCGATTCCTTCTTTGATTCTGAGCTCTTGAAAAGTACTCTCTGGGCTAGGCTTTATCAGGCAAGTTGAATAGCCTTTCACTTCCAAGAGCTGTGGAGTATTAAACACATTTTCAAACCCATGGAACAAGATTGTCGTTGTTCTTATTGAGCCCCTGACCCTGAGTGCTTTCTGACTTGTATGTTAATTTTGGCCAAAACTCTCGAACACAGTCTTGGATCCGTTTTTGGTTTTGGAGTCCCAGCTGAAAAAGCAAACCATGTTCTTCTTGCTGTCAACATGCTAGTGTTGAAAGTTGAGCAGGTTATATGTACAAAATGAATGGTTCTATAAATTAAGTATGAAGCATCATGTTAGATAGTTATTTTGTATTTGAAACAGTGTTTTGTTGTGGTGTAAATGTTGTATATATTGCTTGCCTTGGTTCAAGACTTTACTCTTCGTAGTTGGAAATgctttttttgggaaaaagatCCTTTTCCTCTGGACATAAACCATATATGAAATCTCACCTAGTTTAGAGTTTTACGGAAGTTATCTGGAGTATTTGCTCAGATTTTTGTCCTGCTTGCTTGGGTGATGCAACTTTTATGGCAAAAGAAATTAGTAACATATATTCTTgctttatgttttttttctttctcgtaAAGGTTGGGACCGGTTGGCTTCAATCTTTGGCATCTAAACATAGTTCTAATGCAGCCCCTTTCTGAATATATACATTGatttcagctttttttttttatgtacacATTGATTTtaccctttttttaaaaattcaatcTCATGTTTTATTATAATACTGTATTAGGTGTCCTTTCACCCGTTTGAATATAAAACTCTTTTTGTATCTTCTATGTTACTTATCATAGGATTCCTTTTGGCTTGTGGATGTTGATACTTGTGAATGTTGATTTGTAATTTGTCTTTCTTTTGTGTGGTGCTTTCCCTGTGGCATCAATTGCTACACTAATAGGGATTCTTTCAGGTCTCATTTCACTTGGTTAAACAATTCCTCATATCTGAGTTATTGTGCATATCGAGTACATACAATTCTAGACGTGCTCCACTAGATGGCCATGTACTTTAGCTCTGTGATCATTAAGAACTATTTTCACATTTATACTGCTGTTACTTACTTGCAATAACTAAATATTGCATTTGCATTGTCGATGGTAATCAAATTGTTTTCAGCTTTTTTATGACATAAAGGATAATTGCAGGGCATGACAAGTGAAATCTATTAAACTGGTTACTCTTTGAGCTGTTTAACTAGTTTCTTAATGTGCCCTCTTAGTTATGTTGATTGTTTCACAGCATATGTTCTTCAAGTTCGGTTAGTTTCTCGCTATTTTTAACATTGCTGATGTCGATAGGAGTAACAGCAGCAACATCAGCAAAATGTATACAGCAAGGAAGAAAATCCAGAAGGAAAAAGATGTCGAACCTACTGAGTTCGAGGAGACAGTTGCACAGGTTACTTTTACGAAAGTAATGTATATGACCTTTATAGGCCAATTAAtgattttgataaattttgGTTTTCTCCTCTTCGCAGGCCCTTTTTGATTTGGAGAACACCAATCAGGAACTTAAAAGTGATTTGAAGGATCTTTACATTAACTCAGCTGTGTAAGGAAATTATTTGTTGAATCGAAGTAATCTGCATTATATCATTTTTGAGCACTGATGATTTGCTCTGCTATGTTTTTTCCAATAGTCAAATTGATGTTGCGGGGAACCGGAAAGCTGTTGTTGTCCATGTACCTTACAGACTGAGGAAGGCTTTCCGGAAAATTCACGTGAGGCTTGTCCGGGAAATGGAGAAGAAATTCAGTGGCAAGGTCAGAGGATATATGCTTTTAAATTGTTTTATGCTTTGCTTGATTTTGTATGCAGAAAGTTAAGAGTTATTAATAAATCCTTGCAGATATACTTCATCTTTGTATTGTTAAATAGTTGACATGTTTTTTCTTGTTGGTTTGTAGGATGTGCTATTTATTGCCGCTAGAAGGATACTGAGGCCACCGAAAAAAGGCTCTGCAGTAGTACGGCCTCGAAGCCGCACACTGAcacatgtgcatgaagctatGTTGGAGGACATTGTGTATCCAGCAGAGATTGTTGGGAAACGTATTCGATATCGTCTTGATGGATCTAAGGTCATCAAGGTATGAAAGCATACCTTGCACATTTAAGTGAATGGAAGAAATATTAGAATGCCTATATTACTGGTTCTGTTTTCTCTGCATTGGTCATGCTCCAATCCAATTCATGTTAGATACTTATTTTATTACACATCACATAATGATTGCTTTCACTATAAGGAACTGCTTGGAGATGATTTTCATCTGCCAGGATATAATATTTGTGTTCCTGATGATTTAATCTATTGGCTCTTACTAAAGATTGCTGTTTTACCAATAAATAACCGTACTTATTGGGTCCTTTGGTGGCGACTTTGTGCAAGAGTGTGAACTATACATTTGTCGCTGATGCTAATGGTGTAGCTTtcagtgcttttttttttttgacttgctGAGACAGTATGGCACTAATAAAAAACCAACTAATTTGTTTTTTGGTGGCATTATAGCAGTATCTTTATATGTGGTATCTCTGACCCTTTTTTTGTGGTCAATTAGCTGACTGTCATGTGCTTGTGGGTGGAGTCTAGATTATGATAAATGAACATATGGCTGTGGATGGCGTTAATTGCCTGGAAAAATTATTAGCAAAATATGACTTATATTtgactttttaaaaaataatgggAGCATGACTTCGTTCTACCTGCtgttttcttgttgtttttgaaaaattctctaaataatttttacttttttccctcctcaaccccccccccccccccccccccccccctccctctctgcACCAATTCTTTTACTTTTCCTTCTTCTGCACCTTCTGTTTTGCTGCTGTGCGACTCCTTTGTCTGCTCTCACTGAATGCCTTCTACTATGACAGATCTTCTTAGACCCAAAAGAGAGGAACAACACTGAGTATAAGTTGGACAGCTTTGCTGGAGTTTACCGCAAACTTACTGGAAAAAATGTGGTTTTTGAGTACCCGGTTACTGAGGCATGAACGCATGTCATGCCGAGTGAAGCCTATCTTAGATTCCTTGTTTTGTCAGATGTGCAACAATTCATGTGTTAATTTTGAAGGACACATTGTTGAGATAAAGGTTATTTTTGGTGGAGACGACGCAACTCTTGAAACTTATTTTTGTGCAGTATAATTATTTTAACTGCTTAGTGTTCAAATTGGATACTGAAAGCTTTATCAAACATTAGTTCTTAGTCTGATAGTTGATGCTATTAGTGTGTTAATTATGCTTGATCTCTTTGCTGCAATGGCTTCCTTTAGTTTTTCTGTCTGCAGTTTTTATATGGATGCTTGTTGAGACTTCAATTTTCAGACTGCTAGCATTTGATGTGACACATGACTGGGTTGCAAATGCTATAACTTCGTCATATGAGACATGTAAAGGAGCATCTGATTCATGATTTTGATCGATTTGCTATCTACTGGTTAAGATTAGGATATACGAAACAGTCGAGGGTGAGAGGGATTTTTGACCTGGAATGCGTAACTAGCATTGATTTGATGTCACAATCTTTGAGATGTCAGAGAATTTACGTCCTCACTTACATTGCTTTGTGTTTTGTCAGAAGGAAAGACCTGCATGCCTTGTGAAACAAATTCTGCAGTCACTAACATGGGATTACTGAATAGACAATAGTTGATATTCTAATAATTCTACTACTAAAGAAATTAGAtgcaagatattttttttaagtgcaTAAACTGGATTTGAATTTGTGTTTTGTAATAAAATTATTAAAGATTGTCTTAGTATATTTTTGTCGTTATTGTGAATAAGTTTAAGTTTTACGATAACTAATAAATCATTGTGAACTTATATGTTAAAAGATATGAGACTTGTTATTATGCataaatttatagaaattaaAGTTTGAGAAGAGTTTTCCCATGGGACTCTCCTTACAGTCATTTTACGTACTATTGTGGGAATAGAAAAGTTGAGAAATATAGCCTTAATATAGGATGCAAGGATGTGTAAAATAGTTTTGCTTTATGGGTATTTGTTGGTAgcctaaaagtttttttttttaaaattatttttgatatGAGCAAGTTTGCATGCTGCCACATCACTGTGCGGGAAAAAGCCTACTGTGAATCTGTGCGTGGACATAACATTACTTGAAACGAATCTAAAGCAGACCTCTTTTATAAGGAAGTTGGCACAGCGCCCAAAAGGATTAAAGGCCATTTCAGGGGATGCAGTTTAACCAAGCGGAAAGTGTCCAATAGCTTAGCTGACAGCGTTGTGGATACCATCTGTCTTGACTTGCATGCGGACAAAAATTGTGACATGTTGATGTGGCTCATAGCCAAGCTAAACTGTTTATTTTGTATGAACTGTTTATAGGAACCTGCAAGCTAAACCTAGTTTGCATTCTATTTGTCATATCTGCCAAGTCTATTCTTGGCATACTCAAGCTGCAAATATTTAGTTGTGGAGATCTTTATCTAATCTTGAGTTGACAACTAGTGAGTTGATTCAAATGCCAACTAAATCATTTTATCCTTTTGGATTCACCTAAACTAACCTTATAGATTAACATTcgcatatgacagatgatatgATCATGCTCCTTTTTTTATGTAATAAATATTTTGCTTCTTAATTTTATGTTATATGCACTGCTCAAACTTCTTCACTATAGGATATATTTTTATTCACTTATTAGATTATTGAGATGGAAGGTAAATTCATACATTGTTCGAAAGAAAGTTCAGGGGTCGATGACTCCAGCCCTTGAGATAATGCTATTGCAAAGACCATAAAAAATTGCCTACCAATTGCATAAATGATAGATACACAGGCTGAACCACAATGAACTCCTCCTCAAAGTTGAGCCATCTCTATGGAGTCTGGCAGTATGGTTTCTCAATTATTTGGTGAGTGTAAAACCTTTTGATGCTATCCCGCAGGCTAAATCGGTTTGAATCAGATGAACCTGGGATCCTCTCTGCTAGAGATGAAGCAATAACCTGCAGGCACTTATTTGGTTGGAGACTTCCGAATGTAGATTGGTTTGAAGAGAATGTCaagctaatatatatatatatatatatatctaaatttctaaattttatatttaatcaATGGAGAAAAACAACACtttgtttttttggaaaaaaataatgttAGCTTATTTTGAAGGAAACAAAACTGCCGTGAAAAGTAAGCCCCAAAATATTCTGAAGTACATAAATGgaatctaatatatatatatatatatatatatatatatatatatatatagatatatatatatatatatatatatatatatatatatatatatatatatatatatatatatatatatatatagatatacatatgtatatatatatgtatagatatatatgtatacatatgtatagatatatatgtatacatatgtatatatatatgtatatatatatgtatatatatatgtatagatatatatgtatatatatatgtatatatatatgtatatatatatgtatatatatatgtatatatatatgtatatatatatgtatatatatgtatatatatatgtatatatatatgtatatatatgtatatatatgtatatatatgtgtatatgtatatatgtatatatatgtgtatatgtatatatgtagatatatatgtatatatgtatatatgtagatatatatgtatatatgtatatatatatatatgtatatatatatatgtatatgtatatgtatatgtatatatgtatgtatatatatgtatatatatatatatatatgtatatatagatgtatatatatatgtatgtatatatgtatgtatatatgtatgtatatgtatatgtatatatgtattgttgctggaaattggacccgggggcaatcttcggtcgaggagagggaacgACTGTttgtcctcacggcggggcggcggtctgtcggcgggcggcgtcctccgtccggggcggtcggagagaaggaacagcaggtcctcgcagcggggcggcgatccgttggctggcggcgtcctccgtccgggtgcctgcacacgaaccggtggccgggttctccggcgccggccctccgacgctcaagtcagggagggggcaaatagtggggagaaggagataaacagtgatttttgggtgtatgaatgttccgATCCCCTcttgggaggccaaggctcccttttatatgcgggggtcggtttacctgtgatgtaacagggcgaggccgtagtacggcttggcatgttgttcaggtcggcgctcggtcaggcgaatcattgcactgatgtcggcggtatggccgagatcagagacttatcatagtcgactagaccctgctgggtcgatttgccgtggagagctggggatccgtagatgtcaggagccatgcgcatttattgtggagtaagtcggagatccgcattattggtggagtgagccggagatctgcatttattatggagtaagctggagatccgcatttattgttgagtgtgctggaagattacagcggccatgcgcaataaatgccggaggggtgttagagtacggtcctcggacatcggggtttctcttaggtcggaggtttcggggtcggtcgtcttgtggccgagcgttccgaggtcggacgctgacttcggctgtccggggtcggaggttgtacggcttcttaggggcatttatgtcatttgggggaaactttattccccccaacactaccccccgactttcgagttcgagcggcttgtggggctcggacgtgggaagtaaagtctgtcactaaggttggggggaaggtctcgcccgcccccttgtgctttccg
This genomic interval from Phoenix dactylifera cultivar Barhee BC4 unplaced genomic scaffold, palm_55x_up_171113_PBpolish2nd_filt_p 002107F, whole genome shotgun sequence contains the following:
- the LOC120109388 gene encoding 40S ribosomal protein S7-like, with protein sequence MYTARKKIQKEKDVEPTEFEETVAQALFDLENTNQELKSDLKDLYINSAVQIDVAGNRKAVVVHVPYRLRKAFRKIHVRLVREMEKKFSGKDVLFIAARRILRPPKKGSAVVRPRSRTLTHVHEAMLEDIVYPAEIVGKRIRYRLDGSKVIKIFLDPKERNNTEYKLDSFAGVYRKLTGKNVVFEYPVTEA